In the genome of Acidimicrobiia bacterium, one region contains:
- a CDS encoding BMP family ABC transporter substrate-binding protein yields MDSTGPAGQFNRAAWRGMERAAADLDVAVRWAETSGPDDQDAEIGALVDDGCGLVITVGFELAVATSEAARHHPDVAFVILDYPVGPFEPWGDPPPDNVAGVTFRVVDGAFLAGYLAAGVTETGVVGTYGSLPIAASTDFMEGFRLGAGHHDSVHGTVTRVLGWDGTSGDFIRTFDDMAADRAATADLIARGADVILPAALPVSRGACEAASEANAGGAEVRLVLTHTDLAARMPVCSPVALASVVKDFEQMVVDAVAEFLRSGGVVASSEGNLANRGVVLGPFPPAPDVPAELAAELSELAVAVAGGDLVPGEG; encoded by the coding sequence ATGGACTCCACCGGCCCCGCCGGCCAGTTCAACCGGGCTGCATGGCGCGGCATGGAGCGCGCCGCCGCCGACCTCGATGTGGCGGTGCGGTGGGCGGAGACCTCGGGGCCCGACGACCAGGATGCAGAGATCGGGGCGCTCGTCGACGACGGGTGCGGCCTGGTGATCACCGTCGGCTTCGAGTTGGCGGTCGCCACGTCCGAGGCGGCTCGGCACCACCCCGATGTCGCCTTCGTCATCCTCGACTACCCGGTGGGGCCGTTCGAGCCATGGGGCGATCCGCCACCCGACAACGTCGCCGGGGTCACCTTCCGTGTTGTCGATGGCGCATTCCTGGCCGGCTACCTGGCGGCAGGCGTGACCGAGACGGGGGTGGTCGGCACTTATGGTTCCCTCCCCATCGCCGCCTCCACCGACTTCATGGAGGGGTTCCGTCTCGGTGCCGGGCATCACGACTCCGTCCACGGCACGGTGACGCGTGTGCTCGGCTGGGATGGGACGAGCGGCGATTTCATCAGAACCTTCGACGACATGGCCGCCGATCGGGCGGCGACCGCCGATCTGATCGCCCGGGGCGCCGACGTGATCCTCCCGGCCGCCCTGCCGGTGAGCAGGGGAGCGTGCGAGGCTGCTTCTGAGGCCAACGCCGGCGGGGCCGAGGTCCGGCTGGTCCTCACCCACACCGACCTCGCCGCCCGGATGCCGGTCTGCTCGCCCGTGGCCCTGGCGTCCGTGGTGAAGGACTTCGAGCAGATGGTGGTCGACGCCGTTGCCGAGTTCCTGCGCTCCGGCGGTGTCGTGGCATCGTCCGAGGGGAACCTGGCCAACCGGGGAGTCGTCCTTGGCCCGTTCCCTCCCGCACCCGATGTGCCCGCCGAACTGGCCGCAGAGCTCTCCGAGCTGGCGGTCGCAGTGGCCGGGGGCGACCTGGTTCCGGGGGAAGGATGA
- a CDS encoding ABC transporter permease yields MPSGPDGRPEWFVRITGVGTSVRRALLIPLLAVVTALVVGAIIIAVTDIDTLRLWGDDPGEAFRSTVTGIRDAYRALFAGSLGSTRAITETLFAATPVILAGLAVAVGFQAGLFNIGANGQILVGGMAALWVGFSVSLPMVLHIPLAILAAIVTGAVWGGITGLLKARTGAHEVITTMMLNFVAVFLVDYLLKSSIFQQPGRDDPISRPALESARFPTLLDGYRVHIGFLIALAAVAFTWWLMYRTTIGFQFRAVGYNPTGARYAGMSVAWIYVGVMAVSGGLAGIAGANHVLGLEPYRGISNFAGSIGFDAIALALLGRSQPVGVLFAGLLFGALRAGGREMQGAAGIPIDLVLVLQALIIVMIAAPALVRAIYRIKTPDQETTPVISTGWGA; encoded by the coding sequence ATGCCTTCAGGCCCCGACGGCCGGCCCGAGTGGTTCGTGCGGATCACCGGCGTCGGGACCTCGGTCCGCCGGGCGTTGCTCATCCCCCTCCTGGCCGTGGTGACCGCACTGGTGGTGGGAGCGATCATCATCGCCGTCACCGACATCGACACCCTGCGGCTCTGGGGCGACGACCCCGGAGAGGCTTTCCGGTCGACGGTCACCGGGATCCGTGATGCGTACCGGGCGCTGTTCGCCGGTTCCCTCGGGTCCACCAGGGCGATCACGGAGACCCTGTTCGCCGCCACCCCGGTGATCCTCGCCGGCCTGGCCGTGGCCGTCGGCTTCCAGGCGGGTCTGTTCAACATCGGTGCCAACGGCCAGATCCTCGTCGGCGGCATGGCGGCCCTGTGGGTGGGGTTCAGCGTTTCGCTGCCGATGGTCCTCCACATCCCGCTGGCCATCCTTGCCGCCATCGTCACCGGGGCCGTCTGGGGCGGGATCACCGGACTGCTCAAGGCGAGGACCGGCGCCCACGAGGTGATCACGACGATGATGCTCAACTTCGTCGCCGTCTTCCTCGTCGACTACCTGCTCAAGTCCAGCATCTTTCAGCAGCCCGGCCGGGACGATCCGATCTCCCGGCCGGCTCTCGAGTCCGCCCGGTTCCCCACGCTCCTCGACGGCTACCGCGTTCACATCGGCTTCCTGATAGCCCTGGCCGCCGTCGCCTTCACCTGGTGGCTGATGTACCGCACCACGATCGGGTTCCAGTTCCGCGCCGTCGGATACAACCCGACCGGCGCCAGGTACGCCGGGATGAGCGTCGCCTGGATCTATGTGGGCGTGATGGCGGTGAGCGGCGGTCTGGCAGGCATCGCCGGCGCCAACCATGTCCTCGGCCTGGAGCCGTATCGGGGGATCTCCAACTTCGCCGGCTCGATCGGGTTCGATGCCATCGCCCTGGCCCTCCTCGGGCGCTCGCAGCCGGTCGGGGTCCTCTTCGCCGGCCTGCTCTTCGGAGCGTTGCGAGCCGGAGGTCGCGAGATGCAGGGGGCGGCTGGGATTCCGATCGATCTGGTCCTCGTGCTCCAGGCGCTGATAATCGTGATGATCGCCGCCCCCGCTCTGGTGCGGGCCATCTATCGGATCAAGACGCCCGATCAGGAGACGACCCCTGTGATCTCGACCGGGTGGGGAGCGTGA
- the radA gene encoding DNA repair protein RadA — translation MRYRCESCGYESPKWMGFCPQCRADGGLTEVESRSARGRQGRPAARVVPVGDAGATAPARRPVGIDEFDRVLGGGLVAGAAILLAGEPGVGKSTLLLQAAASLAAGGGRCLVASAEESLDQVGLRARRLGIADPGVMLSAESDVDSIIAAATEVRPDLLVVDSVQAIAARELGGTPGGPAQVREAAARLIHHAKESGTPLVLIGHVTKEGAIAGPKLLEHAVDVVLYLEGDPERGLRLLRGFKNRFGPTHQVGLFEMGDGGFVEVVDPAGLLLSEHLGSVPGSVVFPAVDGRRPLLLEVQALVIASTAPQPRRSVKGLEAARVSQVVAVLERHAGLSFSAHDVYVAVVGGIRVRDPGADLAVALALASSLLDRGIGAAAAWGEVGLTGEVRTVAHGDQRRSEVKRLGIASVYAAGGNGHARIEEILAEAGLRGAGSGRS, via the coding sequence GTGAGGTACCGCTGCGAATCGTGCGGCTACGAGAGCCCAAAGTGGATGGGGTTCTGCCCCCAGTGCCGCGCCGATGGTGGCCTCACCGAGGTGGAGTCCCGCTCGGCCAGGGGACGCCAGGGGCGCCCCGCCGCCCGAGTCGTCCCGGTGGGCGATGCCGGCGCCACCGCCCCGGCCCGCAGGCCGGTCGGCATCGACGAGTTCGATCGGGTGCTCGGCGGTGGCCTGGTTGCCGGGGCCGCCATTCTTCTCGCCGGTGAGCCCGGCGTCGGCAAGTCCACCCTCCTGCTCCAGGCGGCCGCCTCGCTGGCTGCCGGCGGAGGGCGGTGCCTGGTGGCGTCGGCCGAGGAGTCCTTGGACCAGGTGGGGCTCAGGGCGCGCCGGCTGGGGATAGCCGATCCCGGTGTCATGCTCTCCGCGGAGAGCGACGTCGACTCGATCATCGCCGCCGCCACCGAGGTGCGGCCCGACCTGCTGGTGGTCGACTCGGTGCAGGCGATCGCCGCCCGCGAGTTGGGAGGCACCCCGGGTGGGCCGGCACAGGTGCGCGAGGCGGCGGCAAGGCTCATTCATCACGCCAAGGAGTCGGGCACCCCGCTGGTGCTGATCGGGCACGTCACCAAGGAGGGCGCCATCGCCGGCCCCAAGCTCCTGGAGCATGCCGTCGACGTGGTGCTGTACCTGGAGGGCGATCCCGAGAGGGGACTGCGCCTGCTGCGCGGCTTCAAGAACCGCTTCGGACCCACCCACCAGGTCGGCCTGTTCGAGATGGGAGATGGGGGATTCGTGGAGGTCGTCGACCCGGCGGGGCTGCTGCTCTCCGAACATCTCGGGTCGGTCCCCGGCAGCGTGGTGTTCCCGGCCGTCGACGGCAGGCGTCCCCTGCTGTTGGAGGTCCAGGCGCTGGTCATCGCCTCCACGGCCCCGCAGCCGCGCCGTTCCGTCAAGGGGTTGGAGGCGGCGCGCGTGAGTCAGGTGGTGGCGGTGTTGGAACGCCACGCAGGGCTCTCCTTTTCTGCCCATGACGTCTACGTGGCGGTGGTGGGTGGGATCCGGGTGCGCGACCCGGGAGCCGATCTGGCGGTGGCGCTGGCTCTGGCCTCTTCGCTGCTCGATCGCGGGATCGGCGCCGCTGCCGCATGGGGGGAGGTGGGCCTCACCGGCGAGGTGCGAACCGTGGCCCACGGCGATCAGCGCCGGTCCGAGGTGAAGCGCCTCGGGATCGCCAGCGTGTACGCCGCAGGCGGCAACGGGCATGCTCGAATCGAGGAGATCCTGGCCGAGGCCGGGTTGCGGGGAGCCGGTTCCGGCCGCTCGTAG
- the disA gene encoding DNA integrity scanning diadenylate cyclase DisA, which yields MPTKDPTLDIRRALAPGTPLRNAIELILRQRTGALIVLGYGRDVESICTGGFHLNGADFGPARLAELAKMDGAVITDEGAEVIYRANVHLIPDPSIVTNETGTRHRTAERTAIQTGRPVVVISEDRQTVTVYAGRSQFELLSPTVLLAQANQNLLTLERFRRRLSDDEDRLTQLEVDDIVVNRDVVQFLQRAALVYRIGTDLEHYAVELGGEGELIRLQLFDLLSGVTEMAAMVYGDYSRKYPPKQPQPLAVLETLSTEHLGDETRVAGLLDLGPMESPARPRGYRILERIPRLPEAVKGSLISHFGTLQKLLFASVAELDQVEGVGRARARQLRHYFDRLLDTTRTWEFEED from the coding sequence ATGCCCACGAAGGACCCGACTCTCGACATCAGGCGCGCCCTGGCCCCGGGGACACCGCTGCGCAACGCCATCGAGCTGATTCTCCGCCAGAGGACCGGCGCCCTGATCGTCCTCGGCTACGGCCGGGACGTCGAGTCCATCTGCACCGGGGGCTTCCACCTCAACGGTGCCGACTTCGGTCCGGCCCGCCTCGCCGAGCTGGCGAAGATGGATGGCGCCGTGATCACCGACGAAGGGGCGGAGGTGATCTATCGGGCCAACGTGCACCTGATCCCGGATCCGTCGATCGTCACCAACGAGACCGGGACCCGGCATCGCACCGCCGAGCGGACCGCCATCCAGACCGGACGGCCGGTCGTGGTGATCAGCGAGGATCGCCAGACGGTCACCGTGTACGCCGGCCGGTCCCAGTTCGAGCTTCTCAGCCCTACCGTGCTGCTCGCCCAGGCCAACCAGAATCTCCTCACCCTGGAACGATTCCGGCGCCGCCTTTCCGACGATGAGGACCGGCTCACCCAGCTCGAGGTGGATGACATCGTGGTCAACAGGGATGTCGTGCAGTTCCTGCAGCGCGCCGCCCTGGTGTATCGAATCGGCACCGACCTGGAGCACTACGCGGTTGAGCTGGGCGGCGAGGGTGAGCTCATCCGGCTGCAGCTGTTCGACCTGCTCTCCGGGGTCACCGAGATGGCCGCCATGGTCTACGGCGACTACAGCCGCAAGTACCCGCCCAAGCAGCCCCAGCCGCTGGCGGTCCTCGAAACCCTGTCCACGGAACACCTGGGTGATGAGACCCGGGTCGCCGGCCTGCTCGACCTGGGGCCGATGGAGAGCCCGGCCCGCCCGAGGGGTTATCGGATCCTGGAGCGGATCCCGAGGCTCCCGGAGGCCGTCAAGGGTTCGTTGATCAGCCACTTCGGCACCCTGCAGAAGCTGCTCTTTGCATCGGTCGCCGAGCTCGATCAGGTGGAGGGGGTGGGCAGGGCGCGCGCCCGCCAGCTTCGCCACTACTTCGACCGCCTGCTCGACACCACCCGCACCTGGGAGTTCGAGGAGGACTGA
- a CDS encoding CarD family transcriptional regulator, with translation MSAKKNTPDATPAPAVSKAAAAKKAPAKAAAAKKAPAKAAAAKKAPAKAAAAKKAPAKAAAAKKAPAKAAAAKKAPAKAAAAKKPATKAAAAKKPATKAAAAKKPAAKPETAPAPRRSKKVVLPFAKGDKVVYPHHGAATIIDIEKRPFEGKSAEFYVLQVAIDQLILRVPASRALDLGVRPVISKAAANRVLAVFRTEPEEAGANWSRWYKLLTEKINSGDIYQVAEVVRDLTFAQQTKGISPALKRMLSKARLILASELRFALKLTEEDAMKRLDRALPKVEAEEAE, from the coding sequence ATGAGCGCCAAGAAGAACACCCCCGATGCCACGCCCGCCCCTGCGGTGAGCAAGGCTGCTGCGGCCAAGAAGGCCCCGGCCAAGGCTGCTGCGGCCAAGAAGGCTCCGGCCAAGGCTGCTGCGGCCAAGAAGGCTCCGGCCAAGGCTGCTGCGGCCAAGAAGGCTCCGGCCAAGGCTGCTGCGGCCAAGAAGGCTCCGGCCAAGGCCGCTGCGGCCAAGAAGGCTCCGGCCAAGGCCGCTGCGGCGAAGAAGCCTGCCACCAAGGCTGCTGCGGCGAAGAAGCCTGCCACCAAGGCTGCTGCGGCGAAGAAGCCTGCGGCGAAGCCGGAAACCGCCCCGGCCCCGAGGCGTTCCAAGAAGGTGGTGCTGCCGTTCGCCAAGGGCGACAAGGTGGTGTACCCCCATCACGGGGCCGCCACGATCATCGACATCGAGAAGCGTCCGTTCGAGGGCAAGTCGGCCGAGTTCTACGTGCTTCAGGTGGCCATCGACCAGCTCATCCTGAGGGTCCCGGCTTCACGCGCCCTGGACCTCGGCGTTCGCCCCGTGATCTCGAAGGCGGCCGCAAATCGGGTCCTGGCCGTGTTCCGCACCGAGCCCGAGGAGGCCGGAGCCAACTGGAGCCGCTGGTACAAGCTGCTCACCGAGAAGATCAACAGTGGCGACATCTATCAGGTCGCCGAGGTGGTTCGCGACCTGACCTTCGCCCAGCAGACCAAGGGGATCTCGCCGGCACTGAAGCGGATGCTGTCCAAGGCCCGGCTGATTCTCGCTTCCGAGCTTCGGTTCGCCCTGAAACTGACCGAAGAAGATGCAATGAAGCGTCTCGATCGGGCACTTCCAAAGGTAGAAGCCGAAGAAGCGGAGTGA
- a CDS encoding ABC transporter ATP-binding protein, with protein MPGLELIGITKQFPGVLANDDVNLGVQEGEIVALLGENGAGKTTLMNILYGLYTPSSGRVRIDDEDRVFGGPGDAIAAGIGMVHQHFMLVPVFTVTENVILGDEPVLGMGRLDMRRARKMVTDISSRYRLEVDPDAIVENLPVGVQQRVEIIKVLVREARFLVFDEPTSVLTPAEVESFMEIVNGLKADGKGIVFITHKLGEALEVADRIVIMRRGKTVAEVLPSEVDEEQLAELMVGRPVDLRVHKKPATPGDVVLSVEDLVVLDSRSRRAVDGVTLQVRAGEIVGIAGVQGNGQTELVESITGLRPSIHGTVGIGDEDVTTHSPRAIHERQVAHVPEDRQESGLVLPFTVTENIILNSYYERPVSRGIQMDWAKAHERAQGLVEEYDVRTPGVDTLVSTLSGGNQQKVIVAREVGRDVKLLIASQPTRGLDVGSIEYIHGRIVQERDQGVGVLIVSSELEEILALSDRILVMFRGKIVAEFDPSASPIEIGLAMLGEREVVAS; from the coding sequence ATGCCCGGACTCGAGCTCATCGGGATAACCAAGCAGTTCCCAGGCGTCCTCGCCAACGACGACGTGAACCTCGGCGTCCAGGAGGGCGAGATCGTCGCCCTCCTGGGGGAGAACGGGGCGGGCAAGACCACCCTGATGAACATCCTGTACGGGCTGTACACGCCGAGCTCCGGCCGAGTACGCATCGATGACGAAGATCGGGTGTTCGGCGGTCCCGGGGACGCCATCGCTGCCGGCATCGGGATGGTTCACCAGCACTTCATGCTGGTTCCGGTCTTCACCGTGACCGAGAACGTCATCCTGGGCGACGAGCCGGTCCTGGGGATGGGTCGGCTCGACATGCGCCGGGCTCGCAAGATGGTCACCGACATCTCTTCCCGCTACCGGCTCGAAGTCGACCCCGACGCCATCGTGGAGAACCTGCCGGTCGGCGTCCAGCAACGGGTGGAGATCATCAAGGTGCTGGTCCGCGAGGCCAGGTTCCTCGTCTTCGACGAGCCGACCTCGGTGCTGACCCCGGCCGAGGTCGAGAGCTTCATGGAGATCGTCAACGGCTTGAAGGCCGACGGAAAGGGCATCGTCTTCATCACCCACAAGCTCGGCGAGGCCCTAGAGGTCGCCGATCGAATCGTCATCATGCGGAGGGGCAAGACCGTCGCCGAGGTCCTGCCCTCTGAGGTCGACGAGGAGCAGCTGGCAGAGCTCATGGTGGGCCGCCCGGTCGATCTAAGGGTCCACAAGAAGCCGGCGACACCGGGTGATGTGGTGCTGTCGGTGGAGGACCTGGTGGTTCTCGATAGCCGTTCCCGCCGGGCCGTCGATGGCGTGACCCTGCAGGTGAGAGCAGGCGAGATCGTGGGGATCGCAGGCGTTCAGGGCAACGGCCAGACGGAGCTGGTCGAGTCGATCACCGGGCTGCGCCCCTCGATCCATGGGACGGTCGGCATCGGTGACGAGGACGTCACCACCCACTCGCCGCGAGCGATTCACGAACGCCAGGTGGCGCACGTGCCCGAGGACCGCCAGGAGAGTGGCCTGGTCCTCCCCTTCACCGTGACCGAGAACATCATCCTCAACTCCTACTACGAGCGTCCGGTCTCGCGCGGCATCCAGATGGACTGGGCGAAAGCTCATGAGCGGGCACAGGGCCTGGTGGAGGAGTACGACGTGCGCACTCCGGGCGTGGACACGCTGGTCTCCACGCTGTCCGGTGGGAACCAGCAGAAGGTGATCGTCGCCCGCGAGGTAGGCCGCGACGTCAAGCTGCTCATCGCCTCCCAGCCCACCAGGGGGCTCGATGTCGGCTCCATCGAGTACATCCACGGACGGATCGTCCAGGAGCGCGACCAGGGGGTTGGGGTGTTGATCGTCTCCTCGGAGTTGGAGGAGATCCTCGCCCTCTCCGACCGCATCCTGGTCATGTTCAGGGGAAAGATCGTGGCGGAGTTCGACCCCTCCGCCAGCCCCATCGAGATCGGGCTGGCCATGCTCGGCGAGCGGGAGGTGGTCGCCTCGTGA
- a CDS encoding ABC transporter permease: MTDSPATSVPKATARATPEQRRATAIGIVMLLLAGFTAWAFGFGAEAGARSTFNLSLPGGRFQDLAWVVDARWLSLVAAAVIAFLGGWVLRRSHLRWTNVALAVGLTLFALAFLTWAAVGKQFSLVGMLRSTVILSVPVTLGALSGLTSERVAVINIAIEGQLLTAAFVGTIVGSAWGIWVGLLAAILTGAVLGAVLAVLAIRYRIDQIIAGVVINMFALGLTSFLARRVLAASPSLNSPGRFTSFKIPVLGDIPVLGPVFFDHNILVYAMFGIVAVLHFGLFYTRWGLRARAVGEHPKAADTVGIDVFRVRYRATILGGLIAGLGGAFLTLSQVSRFEENLTAGIGYIGLAAMIFGRWMPFGALGAGLVFGFARAIQQKLGVLGTPIPSEFLSMVPYVVTIVVVAGVVGRSRPPAADGKPYIKD, encoded by the coding sequence GTGACCGACAGCCCCGCCACCTCGGTCCCCAAGGCCACCGCCCGGGCGACGCCCGAGCAGCGGCGGGCGACCGCCATCGGCATCGTCATGCTCCTGCTCGCCGGGTTCACCGCATGGGCCTTCGGGTTCGGAGCCGAAGCGGGGGCGCGATCCACCTTCAACCTGTCTCTGCCCGGAGGTCGGTTCCAGGATCTCGCCTGGGTGGTGGATGCGCGCTGGCTGTCGCTGGTCGCCGCCGCCGTCATCGCCTTCCTCGGGGGCTGGGTGTTGCGGCGCTCACACCTGCGCTGGACCAACGTCGCCCTGGCGGTCGGTCTCACCCTCTTCGCCCTGGCATTCCTCACCTGGGCGGCGGTGGGCAAGCAGTTCAGCCTGGTGGGCATGCTGCGCTCCACGGTGATCCTGTCGGTGCCGGTGACGCTCGGGGCCCTGTCCGGTCTGACCAGCGAGCGGGTGGCGGTGATCAACATCGCCATCGAGGGGCAGCTGCTCACCGCAGCCTTCGTGGGCACCATCGTCGGATCGGCCTGGGGGATCTGGGTGGGCCTACTTGCCGCCATCCTGACCGGGGCAGTTCTCGGCGCCGTCCTCGCCGTGCTCGCCATCCGGTACCGGATCGACCAGATCATCGCCGGCGTGGTGATCAACATGTTCGCCCTGGGGCTGACCTCTTTCCTGGCGCGACGGGTGCTGGCGGCGTCTCCGAGCCTGAACTCGCCGGGACGGTTCACCTCGTTCAAGATCCCCGTCCTCGGCGACATCCCGGTGCTGGGCCCGGTGTTCTTCGACCACAACATCCTCGTCTACGCCATGTTCGGGATCGTCGCCGTACTCCACTTCGGGCTGTTCTATACGAGGTGGGGCCTCAGGGCCCGGGCCGTCGGGGAGCATCCCAAGGCGGCGGACACCGTGGGCATCGACGTCTTCCGGGTCCGATACCGCGCCACGATCCTCGGCGGTCTGATCGCAGGGCTCGGTGGCGCCTTCCTGACGCTCTCCCAGGTTTCCAGGTTCGAGGAGAACCTGACCGCAGGGATCGGCTACATCGGGCTGGCGGCGATGATCTTCGGCCGCTGGATGCCGTTCGGGGCACTCGGCGCCGGCCTGGTGTTCGGCTTCGCCCGTGCCATCCAGCAGAAGCTGGGCGTCCTGGGCACACCGATCCCGTCGGAGTTCCTGTCGATGGTCCCCTATGTGGTGACGATCGTCGTGGTGGCCGGCGTCGTGGGGCGGAGCCGTCCGCCGGCGGCGGACGGCAAGCCGTACATCAAGGACTGA
- a CDS encoding BMP family ABC transporter substrate-binding protein, which translates to MTKRFHLVALLAVFALLVAACGDDDATTTTAAEETTTTAASSDAIKTCLVTDLAGVDDQSFNASAWQGVQDAVTAGVATPDSFYLESDDASDWQPNIDQMVAQGCQHIVTVGFALGEVTAINAQAHPEIIWTMIDNVLTDENFAPLGLPNVRELVYQTDQASFAAGYLAAGVSQTGVICTYGGANFPTVSIFMDGFTRGAQHYADVKGADITVIGWDPAAKDGTFTGSFTDMALARSTAESMFQEGCDVIIPVGGAINLPAGDAIIDLGLDAALIGVDADAYFAMPEQYKGLWLTTVEKAIAPFITLAVSDQAAGTWTPGAFLGDLANDGVGLAPYHDWDDRVSDELAAEVDQLLADIEAGTVGGPFYDVGY; encoded by the coding sequence ATGACAAAGCGCTTCCATCTCGTCGCGCTGCTGGCTGTGTTCGCACTGCTCGTAGCCGCATGCGGTGACGACGATGCCACCACGACGACCGCGGCGGAGGAGACCACCACCACGGCCGCATCGAGCGACGCCATCAAGACATGTCTCGTGACCGACCTCGCCGGGGTCGACGACCAGAGCTTCAACGCCAGCGCCTGGCAGGGAGTTCAGGATGCGGTGACCGCCGGTGTCGCCACGCCCGACTCGTTCTATCTGGAGTCCGACGATGCCTCCGACTGGCAGCCCAACATCGACCAGATGGTCGCCCAGGGATGCCAGCACATCGTGACCGTCGGGTTCGCCCTGGGTGAGGTCACGGCGATCAACGCCCAGGCCCATCCGGAGATCATCTGGACGATGATCGACAACGTGCTGACCGACGAGAACTTCGCCCCGCTGGGCCTGCCCAACGTGCGTGAGCTGGTCTACCAGACCGACCAGGCGTCGTTCGCCGCCGGGTACCTCGCCGCCGGCGTCAGCCAGACCGGTGTGATCTGCACCTACGGGGGTGCCAACTTCCCGACGGTGTCGATCTTCATGGACGGATTCACCCGCGGCGCTCAGCACTACGCCGACGTCAAGGGTGCCGACATCACGGTGATCGGCTGGGATCCCGCGGCCAAGGACGGAACGTTCACCGGCAGCTTCACCGACATGGCTCTGGCCAGGTCGACCGCCGAGAGCATGTTCCAGGAGGGCTGTGACGTGATCATCCCGGTCGGTGGCGCCATCAACCTGCCTGCAGGCGATGCCATCATCGACCTCGGCCTGGACGCCGCCCTCATCGGGGTCGACGCCGATGCCTACTTCGCCATGCCCGAGCAGTACAAGGGCCTCTGGCTGACCACGGTGGAGAAGGCGATCGCGCCGTTCATCACCCTGGCCGTGTCCGATCAGGCGGCCGGCACCTGGACGCCCGGGGCGTTCCTGGGCGATCTCGCCAACGACGGTGTGGGGCTCGCCCCGTACCACGATTGGGACGATCGGGTCTCCGACGAGCTGGCGGCCGAGGTCGACCAGCTCCTGGCCGACATCGAGGCCGGGACCGTCGGCGGGCCGTTCTACGACGTCGGCTACTGA